A region from the uncultured Sunxiuqinia sp. genome encodes:
- a CDS encoding peptidase domain-containing ABC transporter — MSRFPHYKQPDAMDCGPTCLRMIAKFYGRNFNLEYLREQSHISREGVSLLGISDAAEAIGMRSLGTKVTYEQLIKEVSKPCVVHWDQNHFVVVYKVKKGKVYVADPAFDLVKYNEQEFKKHWLATMKEGVEKGICLMLQPTPAFYEQDDEVTDRTGFSFLWRYVRPHGRLVNQLLIGFLAASIIQLIFPFLTQSIVDVGINNQDISFIYLVLAAQMMLFIGKMSVDFVRSWILLHISTRINISIISDFLIKLMKLPIGFFDTKMLGDLMQRIQDHRRIERFLTTQTLSVLFSLFNLFVFGIVLAIYSWKILLVFVVGSVLYVVWVYLFMQRRRQLDYKKFTQLSENQSMLIQLINGMPEIKLNNYEKQKRWEWERIQARLFRVNVQNLSVDQYQQAGSVFINETKNIVITVLAAMAVLSGNMTLGMMLAVQYIIGQLNAPLSDLINFLHLAQDAKISLERLGEIHNKDDEEKKEDPRINTMPVSRTIDISNLVFQYEGPHSPKVLKQINLRLPEQKVTAIVGGSGSGKTTLVKLLLGFYPPVSGSIKVGDTDLRNFSQQWWRTKVGAVMQDGFIFSDTIVNNVVVGDESVDKEKLLFAVKTANIQDFIEGLPLGYNTKIGQDGHGLSQGQKQRILIARVIYKNPDYLFFDEATNALDANNEKAIMENLNRVYEGKTVVVVAHRLSTVRNADQIVVLDQGEIVEVGNHAELTKKRGAYYNLVKNQLELGN; from the coding sequence ATGTCTCGTTTTCCTCATTATAAGCAGCCTGATGCAATGGACTGTGGCCCAACTTGCCTACGAATGATTGCGAAATTCTATGGGCGCAATTTCAATCTGGAATACTTACGCGAGCAATCTCACATTTCACGCGAAGGGGTTTCCTTACTGGGGATAAGTGATGCTGCTGAGGCAATCGGCATGCGTAGTCTCGGAACCAAAGTTACTTACGAGCAACTGATAAAAGAGGTCTCAAAACCCTGTGTTGTGCACTGGGATCAGAATCATTTTGTTGTTGTGTATAAGGTTAAAAAGGGGAAGGTGTATGTCGCCGACCCTGCTTTTGACTTGGTGAAATACAACGAGCAGGAATTCAAAAAACATTGGTTGGCGACCATGAAAGAAGGAGTGGAGAAAGGAATCTGTCTGATGTTGCAGCCCACGCCTGCTTTTTATGAGCAAGATGATGAAGTTACTGATCGCACCGGCTTTTCGTTTTTGTGGCGCTATGTTCGCCCGCATGGCAGATTAGTAAACCAATTACTGATTGGATTTTTAGCCGCGAGTATTATTCAGCTGATTTTTCCGTTCTTAACCCAGAGCATTGTTGATGTCGGAATCAATAATCAGGACATCAGTTTTATCTATTTAGTGCTGGCTGCCCAGATGATGTTGTTTATTGGTAAGATGTCAGTCGACTTTGTTCGTTCCTGGATTTTACTTCATATCAGTACCCGGATTAATATTTCCATTATTTCTGATTTTCTGATTAAACTGATGAAATTGCCGATCGGTTTTTTCGACACCAAAATGTTGGGCGATTTGATGCAGCGCATACAGGATCATCGTCGGATTGAGCGATTTCTGACCACTCAAACACTGAGCGTATTGTTTTCACTATTTAATTTGTTCGTGTTTGGCATTGTGTTAGCTATTTATAGTTGGAAGATTTTGTTGGTTTTTGTTGTCGGTTCTGTCTTGTATGTTGTTTGGGTGTATTTATTTATGCAGCGCCGTCGTCAGCTCGATTATAAGAAATTTACCCAGTTGAGTGAAAATCAAAGCATGCTGATTCAGTTAATCAATGGCATGCCGGAGATTAAGCTGAATAATTACGAAAAGCAAAAGCGATGGGAGTGGGAGCGAATTCAGGCACGGCTGTTTAGGGTAAACGTGCAAAACCTGTCCGTTGACCAGTATCAGCAAGCCGGTTCTGTTTTTATCAATGAAACCAAAAATATTGTGATTACAGTCTTGGCCGCTATGGCTGTCCTGAGTGGTAATATGACACTGGGTATGATGTTGGCTGTTCAGTATATTATCGGTCAGTTGAATGCTCCGCTGTCTGATCTGATTAATTTTCTTCACTTAGCTCAGGACGCTAAAATTAGCTTGGAGAGACTTGGAGAGATTCATAATAAAGATGACGAGGAGAAGAAGGAGGATCCGCGGATTAATACAATGCCGGTAAGTCGTACAATAGATATTTCAAATTTAGTTTTTCAATATGAAGGGCCTCATTCGCCCAAAGTTTTAAAGCAAATTAACCTAAGATTGCCAGAGCAAAAAGTAACCGCTATCGTTGGTGGAAGTGGAAGTGGAAAGACGACACTGGTTAAACTGCTTTTAGGTTTTTATCCGCCAGTCTCCGGTTCGATAAAAGTAGGCGATACCGATTTGAGAAATTTTTCACAACAGTGGTGGCGAACAAAGGTGGGGGCGGTTATGCAAGATGGATTTATCTTTTCAGATACGATTGTCAATAATGTTGTTGTGGGTGATGAATCGGTTGACAAAGAAAAACTTTTGTTTGCGGTGAAGACAGCCAATATTCAAGATTTTATTGAAGGTTTACCGCTGGGATACAATACCAAAATTGGACAAGATGGACACGGCTTGAGTCAGGGCCAAAAACAACGAATTTTAATTGCCCGTGTGATTTATAAAAATCCTGATTACTTGTTTTTTGATGAAGCGACCAATGCGCTTGATGCGAATAATGAAAAGGCTATCATGGAAAATCTTAACCGGGTTTATGAAGGAAAGACGGTCGTTGTGGTTGCGCACCGGCTGAGTACGGTAAGAAATGCTGACCAAATTGTGGTGCTGGATCAAGGGGAGATAGTAGAGGTGGGAAATCATGCTGAGCTAACTAAAAAAAGAGGTGCTTATTATAACTTGGTAAAAAACCAGCTCGAATTAGGAAACTAG